Within Microterricola gilva, the genomic segment CGGCCGGCAGACCGTTCTGTTCGAGGAACTGTTCCGCCTCGGCGATGGAGAGGTCGCGCCTGGCGAGCTTCTTGATGAGGGCGTTCTCCAGGGCGGCCGGGTCGAACTCCGCCTCGGCCTCCTCCTCGACTTCGTCGCTGTACTCGGCGGTCCAATCGCCGGGCTCGGCGACGACAGCGCGGTCGTCGTCACGGTCGAAACCGCGTTCCGGCGCCACGAATGGACGCCGGAACGCGGTGGATTCGATCCCGGATGACGCGGCGACGTCGATCCCCGGTGCCGCCCAGGGCAGGTAGCTGACCGTGGCCAGGGCGGCGTCGCGCTCGGCCGGTGTGTCGGCCGGGGCTTCGGTCGGAGACTCGGCTGCCGGTGTCGGAGGGGCGGGCGGAGCGCTCCGCAACGCGATGAGCGGCGTGACAGTTTTCACGGCTGTGTTCGCTGTGACCGTGTCGGCGGGCCGGGCGACCGGCCGAGCAGGGGGCTGCTCGGCCGGCACGTCGGCGCCCGCGTCCTGGGTCACCTCGGCGTCACCGTCGTTCTCATCGTCACGCCGATCGTTGTCACCCGGAGCGCCACCGCCCCACCATCCGATTTCCATGATGAATGGGCTGCCTAGGCGCCCTTGCGGGCCTTCAGCTTCGCAACCAGCGGCTCCTCGACGGGGGCAATGCCGGCCGCGGCATCGGCTGCGGCCTGCTTGGCCGCCTCCGCCGCCGCCGCGGCTCCGGCCGCACCGATGCCGAGCTTGCCGAGGATCCGGTTCTCGATCTCGAGTGCGATGTCGGGGTTGCGCAGCAGGAAGTTGCGGGAGTTCTCCTTGCCCTGGCCGAGCTGGTCACCCTCGTAGGTGTACCAGGCACCGGACTTCTTGACGATGCCGTGGTCGACACCGAAGTCGATCAGGCTGCCCTCGCGGGAGATGCCGACACCATAGAGGATGTCGAACTCCGCCTGCTTGAACGGCGGGGCCATCTTGTTCTTGACGACCTTGACGCGGGTGCGGTTACCGACGGCATCCGTGCCGTCCTTCAGCGTCTCGATACGCCGGATGTCGAGGCGCACCGATGCGTAGAACTTGAGTGCCTTACCGCCGGCGGTGGTCTCGGGGCTTCCGAAGAAGACGCCGATCTTCTCGCGCAGCTGGTTGATGAAGATCATCGTCGTGTTGGTCTGGCTGAGGCCACCGGTCAGCTTGCGCAGAGCCTGCGACATCAGTCGGGCCTGGAGGCCAACGTGGGAGTCGCCCATCTCGCCCTCGATCTCGGCGCGCGGCACGAGGGCGGCGACGGAGTCGATGACGATGAGGTCGATGGAGCCGGAGCGGACGAGCATGTCGGCGATCTCGAGGGCCTGCTCACCGGTGTCCGGCTGCGAGACGAGCAGCGCGTCGATGTCGACGCCGAGCT encodes:
- a CDS encoding regulatory protein RecX, with protein sequence MEIGWWGGGAPGDNDRRDDENDGDAEVTQDAGADVPAEQPPARPVARPADTVTANTAVKTVTPLIALRSAPPAPPTPAAESPTEAPADTPAERDAALATVSYLPWAAPGIDVAASSGIESTAFRRPFVAPERGFDRDDDRAVVAEPGDWTAEYSDEVEEEAEAEFDPAALENALIKKLARRDLSIAEAEQFLEQNGLPAEQLEEWIERIERLGYLDDMRLAENLVDQLRRRKGLGSSSIRQELGRRKINPIVISEALGESDQDEERARALELAVKRAGQLSSYDEATAERRLTGFLMRKGYPSGVVRDAVKAALAGRKRPSGGVRFR
- the recA gene encoding recombinase RecA, whose translation is MPSPADREKSLETALAQIDRQFGKGSVMRLGSDERAPVETIPTGSIALDVALGIGGLPRGRIVEIYGPESSGKTTLTLHAIANAQRAGGIAAFIDAEHALDPEYAKKLGVDIDALLVSQPDTGEQALEIADMLVRSGSIDLIVIDSVAALVPRAEIEGEMGDSHVGLQARLMSQALRKLTGGLSQTNTTMIFINQLREKIGVFFGSPETTAGGKALKFYASVRLDIRRIETLKDGTDAVGNRTRVKVVKNKMAPPFKQAEFDILYGVGISREGSLIDFGVDHGIVKKSGAWYTYEGDQLGQGKENSRNFLLRNPDIALEIENRILGKLGIGAAGAAAAAEAAKQAAADAAAGIAPVEEPLVAKLKARKGA